From Ignavibacteriota bacterium, the proteins below share one genomic window:
- a CDS encoding ABC transporter ATP-binding protein, whose translation MIEVRNVSKSYRRDSLRVPVLNNITISVPDGEFLALMGPSGSGKTTLLNLIAGIDRPDEGAIEVNGTDVAKLSESALAQWRANNVGFIFQFYNLLPVLTAFENVELPLLLTNLPKKKRKDHVEAALTLVGLSDRMGHYPKQLSGGQEQRVAIARALVTDPTVLVADEPTGDLDRVSAGEVMTLLDRLNKEFKKTIVMVTHDPRAAEKAHKVMHLDKGELT comes from the coding sequence ATGATCGAAGTCCGCAACGTCTCCAAATCGTACCGGCGCGATTCGTTGCGCGTCCCGGTCCTCAATAATATCACGATCTCCGTACCGGACGGTGAATTCCTCGCCCTCATGGGTCCGTCCGGTTCCGGCAAGACCACGTTGCTGAACCTGATCGCGGGCATTGACAGGCCCGACGAAGGTGCGATCGAGGTCAACGGGACCGACGTCGCAAAGCTGAGCGAATCGGCACTCGCGCAGTGGCGGGCGAACAACGTCGGGTTCATCTTTCAGTTCTACAATCTCCTGCCTGTCCTGACGGCATTCGAGAACGTGGAGTTGCCTCTCCTGCTCACGAACCTGCCCAAGAAGAAGCGGAAGGACCACGTGGAGGCGGCGCTGACGCTTGTGGGGCTGTCGGACCGGATGGGGCACTACCCGAAGCAACTCTCCGGAGGCCAGGAGCAGCGTGTGGCCATTGCCCGGGCGCTCGTGACCGACCCCACCGTGCTGGTTGCCGATGAACCCACCGGCGATCTGGACCGTGTGTCGGCAGGTGAAGTGATGACGCTGCTGGATCGTCTGAACAAAGAATTCAAGAAGACCATCGTGATGGTCACGCACGACCCGCGTGCCGCCGAGAAGGCGCACAAGGTCATGCATCTCGATAAAGGCGAGTTGACCTAA
- a CDS encoding DUF2461 domain-containing protein, producing the protein MTPHPLEDLLYPPFAGFPPEALSFFRRLKRNNNRPWFQKHKDDYEENVRFPMQCLIASLGPRMADVAADFDFNPKKSIFRIYRDTRFSNNKTPYKTNIAAYFQARGKKSPAERPGLYVGIELGEIFIGGGLYMPSGEQLKSIRKSIAEHPDDYLSVIEDPAFTKMFGEVMGDKLVKAPLGYPKDHPMIVHLRLKQFFVGKEFGEGECLKPRFVDTVAKYCTGAMPMIRWLERAVRG; encoded by the coding sequence ATGACCCCGCATCCATTGGAAGATCTGCTGTATCCTCCGTTCGCCGGCTTCCCACCCGAGGCGTTGTCGTTCTTCCGCCGCCTGAAGCGGAACAACAACCGTCCATGGTTCCAGAAGCACAAGGACGACTACGAGGAGAACGTCCGGTTCCCGATGCAGTGTCTCATCGCAAGTCTGGGCCCTCGCATGGCGGATGTTGCGGCGGATTTTGATTTCAACCCGAAGAAGTCCATTTTCCGGATCTACCGGGATACCCGCTTCAGCAACAACAAGACGCCGTACAAGACCAACATCGCCGCGTACTTCCAGGCACGGGGCAAGAAAAGTCCGGCGGAGCGGCCGGGCCTCTATGTGGGCATCGAACTCGGCGAGATCTTCATCGGGGGAGGGCTCTATATGCCCTCCGGCGAGCAGTTGAAGAGCATCCGGAAGTCGATCGCGGAGCATCCGGACGACTATCTCTCGGTGATCGAGGATCCGGCCTTCACAAAGATGTTCGGCGAGGTGATGGGAGACAAGCTGGTGAAGGCTCCGCTCGGGTATCCGAAGGACCATCCGATGATCGTCCACCTGCGCCTGAAGCAGTTCTTCGTGGGGAAGGAATTCGGAGAGGGGGAGTGCCTCAAGCCGCGGTTCGTGGATACGGTAGCGAAGTACTGCACGGGGGCGATGCCGATGATCCGATGGCTGGAACGTGCAGTGAGGGGTTGA
- a CDS encoding ABC transporter permease — protein MTLFRRLKPVIVKEFRQIRRDPTSLGMLLVLPAAMIILVGYALNFDVKHVPLLVMDQSKTPESREYLAMFQHSELFALTGTPSTYEEIEEAFLHGEAKIAIVLPPDFGRDLLAGREATVQMLVDGADANTAGQAMGNAVRMTMDYSNMILLAALQRAGRSAYVPVELRSRIWYNPDLVSSRFLVPGLIGFIIMLTGVIATSMTVVREKERGTMEQIMVSPLQPIEVILGKTLPYMAISLVSATFILVLGYLLFAIEVKGGVLLLYAGITMIILGALGQGLLISTITDSQQVAFIVSVFSSLLPSFLLSGFVFPVASMPVVLQVVSNISVTKFFLVVVRGVMLKGVGFGAVWEQFVYMAIFALITLGISVKRLQKRTL, from the coding sequence ATGACGCTCTTTCGCAGACTCAAGCCGGTCATCGTCAAAGAATTCCGGCAGATACGGCGGGATCCGACATCCCTGGGGATGTTGCTCGTTCTTCCCGCGGCAATGATCATCCTCGTGGGCTATGCCCTGAACTTCGATGTGAAGCACGTTCCGCTTCTCGTGATGGACCAGAGCAAGACCCCGGAGAGCCGGGAGTATCTGGCCATGTTCCAGCATTCGGAGCTTTTTGCACTCACCGGCACCCCGTCCACGTACGAAGAGATCGAAGAGGCGTTCCTCCATGGAGAGGCGAAGATCGCCATCGTCCTCCCCCCGGATTTCGGGCGCGACCTGCTGGCCGGACGCGAAGCCACGGTGCAGATGCTCGTGGACGGCGCGGATGCGAACACGGCCGGACAGGCCATGGGGAACGCTGTCCGTATGACGATGGACTACTCGAACATGATCCTGCTGGCCGCATTGCAGCGCGCGGGCCGCAGTGCCTATGTGCCGGTGGAGCTCCGGTCGCGGATCTGGTACAACCCCGACCTCGTCAGCTCGCGGTTCCTGGTCCCCGGACTCATCGGCTTCATCATCATGCTCACGGGCGTGATCGCGACGTCCATGACCGTCGTTCGGGAGAAGGAACGGGGGACGATGGAACAGATCATGGTCTCGCCGCTGCAGCCGATCGAGGTCATCCTCGGGAAGACCCTTCCGTACATGGCGATCTCCCTGGTCTCCGCCACGTTCATTCTCGTCCTTGGCTATCTGCTCTTCGCGATCGAGGTGAAGGGCGGAGTGCTCCTCCTCTACGCGGGTATCACGATGATCATCCTGGGCGCGCTCGGACAGGGGCTCCTGATCTCCACGATCACGGATTCCCAGCAGGTGGCGTTCATAGTCTCGGTCTTCTCGTCGCTCCTGCCCTCGTTCCTGCTCTCCGGATTCGTCTTCCCGGTCGCCAGCATGCCCGTGGTGCTGCAGGTGGTCTCCAATATCTCCGTAACGAAATTCTTCCTGGTCGTTGTCCGCGGTGTGATGCTGAAGGGGGTGGGATTCGGTGCGGTGTGGGAGCAATTCGTGTACATGGCGATCTTTGCGCTCATCACGCTCGGCATCAGCGTGAAGCGCCTGCAGAAACGCACGTTGTGA
- a CDS encoding ABC transporter ATP-binding protein — MNAAIATSQLSRSFGPLQAVQNVDLTVHEGEMFGIVGPDGAGKTTLIRLLCGILAPTSGTAQVLGKDILTDADAVKREIGYLSQRFSLYGDLTIDENIEFFAEINGVYDFKPRREELLAFTRLTPFRTRLAERLSGGMKQKLALACTLIHTPRMIFLDEPTTGVDPVSRRDFWKILQSLLGQGITIVMSTPYLDEAERCTRVALMNKGGLMRVATPAELKSSMTGTVVEIACDRVRDAFRILKEKRPALEVQAFGDRINVVLRNATIELPDVEQLLAGAGIVTASRRTIAPSLENVFISLLTHTEGAV, encoded by the coding sequence ATGAACGCCGCCATTGCCACGAGCCAGCTCTCGCGGTCGTTCGGTCCGCTCCAGGCGGTCCAGAACGTCGACCTGACCGTCCACGAAGGGGAGATGTTCGGCATCGTCGGGCCGGATGGGGCCGGGAAGACCACGCTGATCCGCCTGTTGTGCGGGATCCTTGCGCCCACCTCGGGTACAGCACAGGTTCTCGGCAAGGATATCCTGACGGATGCCGATGCGGTGAAGCGTGAGATTGGCTATCTCTCCCAGCGGTTCTCGCTGTACGGCGATCTGACGATCGACGAGAACATCGAGTTCTTCGCCGAGATCAACGGCGTGTATGACTTCAAACCGCGCAGGGAGGAACTCCTTGCGTTCACCCGCCTCACGCCCTTCCGCACGCGGCTCGCGGAGCGGCTGTCGGGGGGCATGAAGCAGAAGCTCGCGCTCGCGTGCACGCTCATTCACACACCACGCATGATCTTCCTGGATGAACCCACAACGGGGGTGGACCCGGTCTCACGCCGTGATTTCTGGAAGATCCTGCAGAGTCTCCTGGGACAGGGGATCACGATCGTGATGAGTACGCCCTACCTGGATGAAGCGGAACGCTGCACGCGGGTCGCCCTGATGAACAAGGGAGGGCTCATGCGTGTCGCCACCCCCGCGGAACTCAAGTCGTCCATGACGGGGACCGTTGTGGAGATCGCCTGCGACCGGGTGCGTGATGCATTCCGGATCCTGAAGGAGAAGCGTCCCGCCCTCGAGGTCCAGGCATTCGGCGATAGGATCAATGTGGTGCTCCGGAATGCAACGATCGAACTGCCGGATGTCGAGCAATTGCTGGCCGGTGCGGGGATCGTGACGGCCTCGCGCCGCACGATCGCCCCCTCACTTGAAAATGTCTTCATCTCCCTTTTGACACATACCGAAGGTGCTGTATGA
- a CDS encoding efflux RND transporter periplasmic adaptor subunit: MNTTQNADLSALRIRRDQDDYKDTSRLPWKIIIPSGIVILGIIGWFLIKPLFASVKEVEFTSATLSSPAQANAVLNASGYVVAQVKAAVASKGTGRLEFLGVEEGDKVKKGTIIARLEDQDMMAALRQAEANVGVAVADREDARLTLDRVKRLQGSHLASEAELDAAKARFARVQATIKSAEAAMNAAEVALENTRIRAPFDGTVLTKNADVGEVVAPFASSASSRGAVVTMADMSSLQVEADVSESNIIRVHPGQPCEIVLDAYPDQRYPGVVHKIVPTADRAKATVLTKIAFRSRDERVLPEMAAKVLFLSEEPKVKENANIPVLTIPLSSVVERSGKKVVLTVTDDAIVETPVVLGPPLGDRITVREGLSAGDRIVARPDPSLVTGVRVTAKK; this comes from the coding sequence ATGAACACAACCCAGAACGCTGACCTCTCCGCCCTGCGCATCCGTCGCGATCAGGACGATTACAAAGACACTTCCCGGCTTCCGTGGAAGATCATCATTCCATCGGGCATCGTTATCCTTGGCATCATCGGGTGGTTCCTGATCAAGCCGCTCTTCGCGAGCGTCAAGGAAGTGGAATTCACGAGTGCCACCCTGTCCTCCCCCGCACAAGCAAACGCGGTGCTCAACGCCAGCGGCTATGTCGTCGCTCAGGTCAAAGCCGCCGTTGCCTCCAAAGGTACCGGCCGGCTCGAGTTCCTTGGCGTGGAAGAGGGCGATAAGGTGAAGAAAGGAACGATCATCGCGCGGCTCGAGGACCAGGACATGATGGCCGCCCTGCGCCAGGCCGAGGCGAATGTGGGCGTGGCTGTAGCGGATCGTGAAGATGCCCGGCTGACCCTCGACCGCGTGAAGCGTCTGCAGGGATCCCATCTTGCATCCGAAGCGGAACTGGATGCCGCCAAGGCCCGCTTTGCACGTGTCCAGGCAACGATCAAGTCCGCCGAGGCAGCGATGAACGCCGCGGAGGTCGCTCTCGAGAACACCCGGATCCGCGCTCCCTTCGACGGCACGGTGCTGACCAAGAATGCTGACGTCGGCGAGGTTGTTGCACCATTCGCCTCCTCGGCCAGTTCGCGCGGTGCCGTGGTGACCATGGCGGACATGAGCTCGCTGCAGGTGGAGGCGGATGTGTCGGAGTCCAACATCATCCGGGTCCACCCCGGACAGCCGTGCGAGATCGTGCTGGATGCGTATCCCGACCAGCGCTATCCCGGCGTCGTGCACAAGATCGTTCCGACCGCCGACCGCGCCAAGGCCACGGTGCTGACGAAGATCGCGTTCCGGTCGCGGGATGAACGCGTTCTGCCGGAGATGGCAGCGAAGGTCCTGTTCCTCTCCGAAGAACCGAAAGTGAAAGAGAACGCCAACATTCCGGTCCTCACCATCCCGCTCTCTTCTGTCGTGGAGCGGAGCGGGAAGAAGGTCGTCCTCACGGTCACAGATGATGCCATCGTTGAGACACCGGTCGTCCTTGGTCCACCGTTGGGCGATCGCATCACCGTGCGAGAAGGGTTGTCTGCGGGCGACAGGATCGTTGCCAGGCCGGACCCCTCGCTCGTTACCGGTGTCCGCGTCACCGCCAAGAAATAA
- a CDS encoding ABC transporter permease: MKIPFSYTWRSLWARRLTTALTLTGLTLVAFVFAAVLMLSRGVENTMIETGSPENAIILRKSASSELVSQIDREHANIMKTFPEVALLPDGKPFASTETFVVINMRKRGSNDMGNISVRGVSPEAKELRPQVTLKEGRWFTFGTQEVVVGTSINEQFQNASIGDRIAFGGTFWTIVGVVDGQGTAFDSEVWGDANQIMAAFNRPVYSIVLLRLRSAEEFDALKLRIEQDPRTSYTEVKREQVFYREQSQAMSGFIKGLGLVVTVIFSIGAMIGAMITMYAAVANRTREIGTLRALGFRRRSVLSAFLIESILLSLIGGLFGVALASFMSLVKISTTNFGTFSELAFGFALAPDIIVSTLIFAVVMGIVGGFLPAVRASRLNILTALRSA; the protein is encoded by the coding sequence ATGAAGATACCATTTTCCTACACATGGCGGAGCCTCTGGGCACGCCGGCTGACCACAGCACTGACCTTGACCGGCCTGACGCTCGTTGCGTTCGTCTTCGCCGCCGTGCTCATGCTCTCGCGCGGCGTGGAGAACACGATGATCGAGACCGGCTCTCCGGAGAACGCCATCATCCTGCGGAAATCGGCAAGTTCGGAACTGGTGAGCCAGATCGACCGCGAGCATGCCAACATCATGAAGACCTTCCCGGAGGTCGCACTCCTGCCGGACGGCAAACCCTTCGCGTCCACGGAGACCTTCGTGGTCATCAATATGCGGAAGCGCGGCTCCAACGACATGGGCAACATCTCCGTCCGGGGCGTCTCCCCGGAGGCCAAGGAACTCCGGCCGCAGGTCACGCTGAAGGAGGGCCGCTGGTTCACGTTCGGGACGCAGGAGGTTGTCGTCGGCACGAGCATCAACGAGCAGTTCCAGAATGCGTCCATCGGTGACCGCATCGCCTTCGGAGGGACATTCTGGACCATCGTGGGAGTGGTGGACGGGCAGGGGACGGCATTCGATTCCGAGGTGTGGGGCGACGCGAACCAGATCATGGCCGCGTTCAACCGTCCGGTCTATTCCATCGTCCTCCTGCGCCTGCGGTCCGCCGAGGAATTCGACGCCCTCAAGCTTCGTATCGAACAGGATCCGCGCACGTCGTACACCGAAGTGAAACGCGAACAGGTGTTCTACCGCGAACAGTCCCAGGCGATGTCGGGCTTCATCAAGGGGCTCGGATTGGTCGTCACCGTCATCTTCAGCATCGGGGCAATGATCGGCGCCATGATCACCATGTATGCCGCGGTCGCGAACCGGACGCGGGAGATCGGCACGCTCCGCGCCCTGGGCTTCCGCCGCCGCAGTGTGCTCAGCGCATTCCTCATCGAATCGATCCTGCTGTCGCTGATCGGCGGGCTGTTCGGCGTGGCGCTGGCCTCATTCATGTCGCTGGTGAAGATCTCGACCACGAATTTCGGCACCTTCTCCGAACTGGCGTTCGGCTTTGCTCTCGCGCCGGATATCATCGTCTCGACACTCATCTTCGCGGTGGTGATGGGGATCGTGGGCGGGTTCCTGCCGGCGGTACGCGCATCGAGACTCAATATCCTGACAGCGCTGCGGTCTGCGTAA
- a CDS encoding TolC family protein has translation MKRSLLLLMLLPALSLAGRGPGLTLDDAIAAGLSQSRTLRASAARADAAEARAGEARTTRLPMLRGEASYRRLSEVDPFQIQLPGAAKPIEISPVVLNNSSFRVSLQQPLFTGFRISNSIESAERGAEAAGWDNVNDRADLVLAITSAYWSLYQMREVERFAGENVARLDRYLGDARKLMQAGLATRNDVLKIEVQLSNAHLAQIDAENDARLAAMNLNTLLSRPVDMPVDLLSRPADDPLTSHPPTDSLTKAALAGRADLQAWRARVEASRAGLGAARAGWWPQLALSGNYVYARPNSRIFPVKDEFQGTWDVGVALSMDLWNWGMTARQTEAAEAAVRQQEYLSAQMEDAVALEVNRAALQMNRARQRAEVAALALGQAEEQSRTTEQRFTTGLATATDLLDAEVSLQQAKTTQSGARVECEIARARLTRALGVATP, from the coding sequence ATGAAACGCAGTCTGCTTCTCCTGATGCTTCTTCCGGCGCTGTCGCTTGCCGGCCGGGGCCCTGGCCTCACGCTCGATGACGCCATCGCTGCGGGACTTTCGCAGAGCCGCACGCTCCGCGCGTCAGCGGCCCGGGCTGATGCCGCCGAAGCCCGTGCCGGCGAGGCACGTACCACCCGCCTGCCGATGCTGAGAGGCGAGGCCTCCTACCGCCGACTGAGCGAGGTCGATCCGTTCCAGATCCAGCTTCCGGGTGCAGCCAAACCCATCGAAATCTCGCCGGTGGTCCTGAACAACTCCTCGTTCCGCGTCAGCCTGCAGCAGCCACTCTTCACCGGCTTCCGCATCAGCAACAGTATCGAAAGTGCTGAACGGGGAGCGGAGGCGGCGGGATGGGACAATGTGAACGACAGGGCGGACCTGGTTCTCGCCATCACGTCGGCATACTGGTCGCTGTACCAGATGAGGGAGGTCGAACGCTTCGCCGGCGAGAACGTTGCGCGCCTGGATCGCTACCTCGGCGATGCCCGGAAATTGATGCAGGCCGGGCTGGCGACGCGGAACGATGTCCTGAAGATCGAGGTCCAGTTATCCAATGCACACCTTGCGCAGATCGATGCGGAAAACGATGCGCGCCTTGCCGCGATGAATCTCAACACGCTCCTCAGCAGGCCTGTCGACATGCCGGTGGACCTGCTTTCGAGGCCGGCCGATGACCCGCTGACGTCGCATCCCCCCACAGATTCACTCACGAAGGCGGCGCTGGCCGGACGGGCCGATCTGCAGGCATGGCGCGCACGCGTGGAGGCATCACGGGCCGGTCTCGGCGCCGCGCGGGCCGGATGGTGGCCCCAGCTTGCCCTCAGCGGCAATTACGTCTATGCCCGTCCGAACAGCCGCATCTTTCCGGTCAAAGATGAATTCCAGGGGACGTGGGATGTCGGGGTGGCGCTGAGCATGGACCTCTGGAACTGGGGCATGACCGCACGTCAGACCGAAGCCGCCGAAGCGGCCGTTCGCCAGCAGGAATATCTCTCTGCCCAGATGGAGGATGCCGTTGCGCTTGAGGTGAACCGTGCCGCATTGCAGATGAACCGCGCACGCCAGCGGGCAGAAGTAGCGGCGCTCGCCCTCGGACAGGCGGAGGAGCAGTCGCGTACCACGGAACAGAGGTTCACAACGGGCCTGGCGACGGCCACCGACCTGCTGGATGCTGAAGTATCGCTGCAACAGGCGAAGACGACACAAAGCGGGGCCCGCGTGGAATGCGAGATCGCCCGGGCACGCCTCACACGCGCACTGGGAGTGGCCACACCATGA
- a CDS encoding ABC transporter permease, whose amino-acid sequence MKFKRSLAVVLEIVRKEFYQIRQDKRMLGLSIMAPVVQVILLGYAATTDIKNTTMVVCDQDRTAESRAFIKTFTSSGYFLHGYDVTTPDEVDRYIEDARATMALVIPRGFAGDLLTRRTTTVQIVLDGTDANTSNVLLNYAIQIVGTFSQRILLENASAIQGRSTARVLPEPRVWFNPDLKSTNFMVPGVVGLVLMIITMTLTSLGIVKEKEIGTMEQLLVTPIKPYQLIIGKLIPFTIIGFADVLIVLALAHYWFNVPMLGSLPLLFVLSGLFIMTTLGLGLFISTIARTQQQAMLIAQFFFFMPFMFLSGFTFPIANMPSSIQLFTYIIPLRYFLDIVRGIFLKGTGLGELWPQAAALFGLGVVIFSLSVARFQKKLE is encoded by the coding sequence ATGAAATTCAAACGCAGCCTTGCCGTCGTCCTCGAGATCGTCCGGAAGGAATTCTATCAGATCCGGCAGGACAAGCGCATGCTCGGGCTCTCGATCATGGCGCCGGTGGTTCAGGTCATCCTTCTCGGCTATGCCGCCACGACGGATATCAAGAACACGACCATGGTGGTGTGCGACCAGGATCGTACGGCCGAAAGCCGTGCATTCATCAAGACCTTCACATCCTCGGGGTACTTCCTTCACGGGTACGATGTGACAACGCCGGACGAGGTGGACCGGTACATCGAGGACGCGCGTGCCACGATGGCGCTGGTCATCCCCCGGGGGTTCGCGGGGGACCTGCTGACGCGCCGGACCACCACGGTGCAGATCGTGCTGGACGGGACGGATGCGAATACCTCGAACGTCCTGCTTAACTATGCCATTCAGATCGTCGGCACATTCTCGCAGCGCATCCTGCTGGAGAATGCCAGTGCGATCCAGGGGCGCTCGACCGCCCGGGTCCTCCCCGAACCGCGGGTCTGGTTCAATCCGGACCTGAAGAGCACGAACTTCATGGTCCCGGGGGTCGTGGGGCTGGTGCTGATGATCATCACCATGACCCTCACGTCGCTCGGGATCGTCAAGGAAAAGGAGATCGGCACGATGGAGCAACTGCTCGTTACGCCGATCAAACCGTACCAGCTGATCATCGGGAAGCTCATTCCGTTCACCATCATCGGCTTTGCGGATGTCCTGATCGTGCTGGCGCTCGCGCACTACTGGTTCAACGTGCCGATGCTCGGCAGCCTGCCGCTCCTCTTCGTCCTGAGCGGCTTGTTCATCATGACGACACTCGGATTGGGGCTTTTCATTTCCACCATCGCGCGGACGCAGCAGCAGGCGATGCTGATCGCCCAGTTCTTCTTCTTCATGCCGTTCATGTTCCTTTCCGGATTCACGTTCCCGATCGCGAACATGCCCTCCAGCATTCAGCTGTTCACGTATATCATCCCTCTGCGCTACTTCCTGGATATCGTCCGGGGGATCTTCCTGAAGGGGACGGGCCTCGGAGAGCTCTGGCCGCAGGCGGCTGCGCTGTTCGGGCTGGGTGTCGTGATCTTCTCGCTGAGCGTCGCGCGATTCCAGAAGAAGCTGGAATAA
- a CDS encoding FtsX-like permease family protein: MFVLKLVFKNALRHKLRTLLTITGIAVAVMSFGFLRTVVTAWSYGVEASAANRMITRNAVSFIFPLPYAYRDQIARVPGIAEITWANWFGGVFKDPADFKNFFPRLAIDPETYFQVYPELIVPPDQMKVFTQERNSCIVGKKIADQHGFKIGDVITVDGDIYPGRWDFVVRAIYNGRDKSTDETQMFFHWKYLDERVRELQPGRDGQIGWYIFLATDASKMASIAQTVDEQYVNSQAGTKTESEREFQQGFVSMSSAIIRSLEIVSFIIIGIILLVLANTIVMASRERTTEYAVLKTIGFSPGHIVGLIGGESLLIAGIGGILGLVLTFPLSAAFAQMFPTFFPVFNVETVTIILAAIVAALAGVIAALFPTIRTLRTSIAEGLRAIG, from the coding sequence ATGTTCGTCCTCAAACTCGTCTTCAAGAATGCTCTGCGGCACAAGCTGCGGACGCTCCTGACCATCACGGGCATCGCCGTCGCGGTCATGTCGTTCGGCTTCCTCCGCACGGTCGTGACCGCCTGGTCCTACGGCGTGGAAGCATCCGCCGCGAACCGCATGATCACGCGCAACGCGGTGTCGTTCATCTTCCCGCTCCCCTATGCGTACCGGGACCAGATCGCCAGGGTTCCCGGGATCGCCGAGATCACCTGGGCGAATTGGTTCGGCGGGGTGTTTAAGGATCCGGCCGATTTCAAGAATTTCTTCCCCCGGCTTGCCATCGATCCCGAGACCTATTTTCAGGTCTATCCGGAACTGATCGTCCCGCCGGACCAGATGAAGGTCTTCACGCAGGAGCGGAACTCCTGCATCGTAGGGAAGAAGATCGCGGATCAGCACGGATTCAAGATCGGCGATGTGATCACGGTCGATGGCGACATCTATCCCGGACGGTGGGACTTCGTGGTCCGGGCGATCTACAACGGTCGCGACAAGAGCACGGATGAGACCCAGATGTTCTTCCATTGGAAATACCTCGACGAACGCGTGCGCGAGCTCCAACCGGGCCGCGATGGCCAGATCGGCTGGTATATCTTCTTGGCCACCGATGCATCGAAGATGGCCTCCATCGCGCAGACCGTGGACGAGCAATACGTGAACAGCCAGGCGGGCACGAAGACCGAATCCGAGCGGGAGTTCCAGCAAGGGTTCGTCTCGATGTCCAGTGCTATCATCCGCTCGTTGGAGATCGTCTCCTTCATCATCATCGGCATCATCCTGCTCGTCCTGGCCAACACGATCGTCATGGCCTCCCGCGAACGCACCACGGAGTATGCGGTCCTCAAGACCATCGGTTTCTCCCCGGGGCATATCGTCGGATTGATCGGCGGCGAATCGCTGCTGATCGCCGGCATTGGCGGCATACTCGGCCTGGTGCTGACATTCCCGCTCTCCGCGGCATTCGCTCAGATGTTCCCGACGTTCTTCCCGGTATTCAACGTTGAGACCGTCACGATCATCCTGGCAGCGATCGTGGCTGCTCTGGCGGGCGTCATCGCCGCACTGTTCCCCACCATCCGCACCCTCCGGACAAGCATCGCCGAGGGGTTGCGTGCCATCGGATAG
- a CDS encoding ABC transporter ATP-binding protein, whose protein sequence is MSELAIEVRDLTKRFGAFTAVDRVSFSVKRGEIFGFLGANGAGKSTTIRMLCGLLQPTSGTATVGGFDLLTQTDRVKQTIGYMSQRFSLYDDLTVEQNIRFFGGVYGLEGERLRARMDWVLGMADLRGREGSLTRTLSGGWKQRLALGCAILHEPQIVFLDEPTGGVDPISRRNFWELINRLSADGVTVLVTTHFLDEAEYCNDIILINAGALIASGSPTELKTEHIRTPLLEVSMRDGEIVDALEMIRVEPWAIETSVFGTTLHVMVADEEHGRAAIVRTLGARNMKVAGIERIIPSLEDVFLYLLDHDAAQRASEHRQG, encoded by the coding sequence ATGAGCGAGCTTGCGATCGAAGTCCGCGACCTGACAAAACGCTTCGGCGCATTCACGGCGGTCGACCGGGTCTCGTTCTCCGTCAAGCGCGGCGAGATCTTCGGGTTCCTCGGCGCCAACGGCGCAGGGAAATCCACGACGATCCGCATGCTGTGCGGGCTCCTGCAGCCCACCTCCGGCACCGCCACGGTGGGCGGCTTCGATCTGCTGACACAGACCGACCGGGTGAAGCAGACGATCGGGTACATGTCGCAACGGTTCTCCCTGTACGATGACCTCACCGTCGAACAGAATATCCGGTTCTTCGGCGGTGTGTACGGATTGGAAGGAGAACGGCTCCGCGCACGCATGGACTGGGTCCTGGGCATGGCGGACCTCCGCGGGCGTGAGGGGAGCCTCACGCGGACACTCTCGGGCGGATGGAAACAGCGCCTTGCACTTGGCTGCGCCATCCTGCATGAACCGCAGATCGTTTTCCTGGATGAGCCGACAGGCGGTGTGGATCCCATTTCGCGGCGCAATTTCTGGGAGCTCATCAATCGCTTGTCAGCCGATGGGGTGACCGTCCTCGTCACCACACACTTCCTCGATGAGGCCGAATACTGCAACGATATCATCCTCATCAATGCCGGAGCGCTGATCGCTTCGGGAAGTCCGACCGAGCTGAAGACCGAACACATCCGCACGCCGCTGCTGGAAGTGTCCATGCGCGACGGTGAGATCGTGGACGCGCTCGAAATGATCCGTGTGGAACCGTGGGCCATCGAAACGTCGGTCTTCGGGACCACCCTGCATGTGATGGTCGCCGATGAGGAGCACGGCAGGGCGGCGATCGTGCGCACGCTCGGTGCACGGAACATGAAGGTGGCGGGCATCGAACGCATCATCCCGTCGCTCGAAGATGTGTTCCTGTACCTTCTCGACCATGATGCCGCTCAGCGTGCATCAGAACACAGGCAAGGATAG